CTGGCCGACTATCTCGTGAAAAAGGATGTGCCGTTCCGACAGGCTCATGCGATAGTGGGAAAGGTGGTAAGCTTCTGCATCCGGGAAAACGCGGCGATAGAAGACCTTCCTCTCGAGAAACTGCAGGAATTTTCTCCTCTCTTCCAGAAAGACGTCTACAAGGAGATCAGCCTTGCTGCCGTCATTAATTCTCGTCGAGCGCCCGGCGGAACTGCCCGGCCGAACGTCCTGAAGGCAATCCGAAGAGCTAAGAAAGACCTGGGCATGGAATAGGTTTTCTTCTCTCCTTTCATCCTCCTCTCCAATACCGGGCACTTAAAATACTCTGGCACAAAGCTTGCTAAAATAGTATTACGCGCCGGGTGGGGACTCCCCTTTTGGGCAAAAAAGGGGTATATGGAGAGAGTACGCTTACAATTTTGGAATGCACTCGGATATCTGTCCACCTTCTTGTATCTCCTCTTCGTGCTGCTCGCTGGCATCACTTATGCCGGTTACCTGCCGGATGCGCTGAAAAGGCATGTCTCCTCTCTTCTGCAGTATCCATTCGAGAAAATCTTGCCGCCTCAGTTCATGTGGGCGTTCTTCGCTGCGGCTGCCGTTTTTTCCCTCTACATAGCTGTGCTCAGCGATCGATGCAGAATCCGGTGGCGGCCCGCTGGACTGGAAGCCTTGCCGGCGCCGGACGGGGGATATCTTCAAAAGGTAGGGACGCTCTATCTCAGGCAGGAACTTGATGATGTCCTCCCGAGCGTGCGCCGTGAAGCGAAGAGGTTTTTCAGGCAGGGGGAGAGACACTTCGCCGCGAACCAGTACCAGGCGGCGGCGAGCGCGTATCTGAAGTCGATCAATGCGGCGCGCACCATATCCGCTCATCTGAATCTTGGAGTATGTCATTGTTACCGGTCAGCGTTTGACAGGGCCATGGAGAATTTTGAACTCAGCCTTGCGCTCGCGCGCAGAAGCAAGAACGAAAAGTTGGCGGCGGCCTCTTTGTGCAATATGGGGATTTCGCACCGCGAGCGCGGCAAACTGACGGACGCGCTCCTTGTGTTTAAGCAGGCGGTTGGCATCGGCGGGAAAATGAATGACTTTATAAGCCAATCCTGCAGTCAGGGAAATCTCGGCACCCTCTTTATGGCGGAGGGGAGGCCGGATGAAGCACTCAAGCCATGGCAATCTGTGCTAAAAGGTTTTGAGTCGACGGATTATCGTGCTGGTCTGGCGGTCGCGCTCGATAATGTCGGAAGCGTTTATGGGATGAAACGCGAGTACAGATGCGCGCTGGATTATCACAAGAAGGCTCTCGCACTTTATAGAAGCATCGGTAATCTGCCGGGAGAGACACAGGCATTGACCAATGCGGGTCTGATGTATCTCAGGCTGGGGAAATTACGGAAGTCGCTCAAGACAAATCGAGAAGCCCTCCGGCTGGCGGGCTGGCTCAATTGTTCAAGCGATCGGGCGAGGGCGCACGGCAATATCGGCCTGCTCTACGAGAAGAAACGAAAATTGGGGGACGCGCTTAAATCGATGGACAAGGCGCTCGAGCTTTATGAGCGGATCGGAAACCCGATCGGTGCGGCCACCCAACTGATGGCGATTGGCGGCCTCTACGGCAGTCAGGGTAAAAGGGCCGAAGCCCTCAAGAGACTTGGAGAGGCAAGAGCCAAATTTGTCCAAAGTGGAATCCTGAGCAGCCCTATCGAGAGCGCAATCGAGAGGGCGCTTCGACAAAATCCTTACGATAAATCCCCCCGCAAAGGACCTCGCGAGTTCATTCAATCGCTCTTCATCAGGAGACCGAAGAAGCAACCCGCTCCAAAAGCGCTTTAGTTTAAGACAAGCGCTGGGCAGATTTTCCTGTTGCGCCAAACATGAGAATCCGTATATACTAGCGCCACCCCATACGCTTGTCGATTGGTAAGGGGGGGTAGAAGACGCAAAAAGGGGCGGTCAGATCCCTGCTAAAGGGCAGTGCGGGCTGAGGGTGTATCCGCTGCTGCGATTAGTCCTTGATATAAACCGGGACGGCCTGACTCATCCATCCATTTTTTCATGATGTAGGCCGTCCCGCTCTTCTTATGCCTGATACTCCGCCCGGGGCGCGCAGGGTGGCGGTAATTTCATGAATGTGACATGATTTTTCGATAGGGTCGTCCGCACAAGGGGGAAGTCTGCAATCTCGTCGGGCATCAACTCAATTCGAGAAGGTCCCTCGTGGGCGTCTGTGCGCGAGCAAGAGAGTCGAACGAAAGGAATCAAAAATGGCTGGCAAGGATTTCACCCCGCGGCAGTTGATCAACCGTGCAATAGGAAAAGAAGTTGAAGCGAACATGATGTACGAGATATATGCCGAAAAAGTGGAGGATGAGCAAGGAAAGAGCTTGTTGAAAGAACTTGCGCGGGAAGAACTTGCTCACAAACACACGCTGGAGAAGATCAATCCGGAGAAACCGGGAGCCTTCAAGTCCCAGTCGCTCCCGACCGGAGAATTTATTGAATTTGCGGACAGACCGCAGATCACGAAACAGTCAACCATGCAGGAGGTTCTGCGGTATGCAATTGGAGAGGAGATGGAAGCCTTGAGTTTCTACACCTCCCTGTCAGAGTACGCCGGCAATGAAGAGGTTCGGGGTCTCCTGAACCGGATCGCCTCTGAAGAGAAGAAGCACAAAGACAAGTTGGAACGCATGTACGACGAGATGTATCGGCCGGAGAATTAAAAGTCCCGGATCATCAAGCTTCAAAGTCTGTCGCCAAGTCCCCAGCTGATAGATTGCCCGGCCCGTAAACAGGCAGGGATATCGTCCGGACGACTAAGAACAATGGATAGATTTGCCCAGCCGGGCAGAGGAGGATGATTAATGCTTGAACTTTACCAGAAGGAAGGATGCCCGTATTGCCAGAAAGTACGTGCGAAGATGACCGAACTTGATCTCGATTATATTTGCAGAAACGTTCGTGACGGTGGCAGCAAGAAGGCCCAACTCCTCGAGAAGCTGGGCGGTATGGTTCAGGTGCCTTTTCTGATCGATACCGATCGCAATGTTGCGATGTACGAGTCGGAGGATATCATCAAATACCTGGTTGAGCACTATTCCTGAACGGTTATGGGATCAAGACCTGAGATAATTGACAGTACCTGCGGGTCGTGTTAGAATGTACGCAAGCTAGGGGTGTGCTGAGCACTGAGAGTCCTCATTCAGGCAACCCTTTGAACCTGATCTGGTTAATACCAGCGTAGGGAAGCGCAACAACGGCAACTGCGGGCGAAAGAATAGAAGCTGCCGCATTTCCTACGGGGGATGCGGCAAATTGTTTTTTTGGCATCATGATGAGAATCCAGCTCAACGGGGAGCCGTATGAATGTCCCGACGCCGCCACTGTCGCCGATTTGCTCGGGCGATTGGGAGTGACGGGGAATCGGGTGGCGGTTGAATTGAACCTCGATATTTTGCCAAAGGGCGAATACGGCGCAACAAGGCTGAAAGAGGGCGACCGCATTGAGGTTGTACATTTTGTCGGAGGAGGCTCTCAATAATGATCGGGGGAGATTATGAATGACGATCTTATTATTGCAGGTCGAAAGTTTCGATCGCGTTTGTTGATCGGAACCGGGAAATATGCGACCTTTGAGCAGATGCGCGAAGCGCTTGACAAATCGGGTGCGGAGATCGTGACCGTTGCCGTTCGCCGGATCAATATTTCCGACAGGAGCAAGGAGTCGCTGCTCGATTATATCGATACGCGCAAGTACACGCTGCTGCCGAATACCGCCGGCTGCTATTCGGTTGAGGACGCGGTGCGAACGGCGCGATTGGGGAGGGAGGCCGGCCTGTCCGATCTGGTCAAACTCGAAGTGATCGGCGACGAGAAGACGCTGTTCCCGGATAACGCCGGTCTGATCGAGGCCGCCAGGATACTCATTAAGGAGGGATTTGTCGTCCTTCCGTATACCAATGACGACCCGATCGTGTGCAAGAGGCTCGAGGAGATTGGATGCGCAGCCGTCATGCCACTTGCCGCTCCGATCGGATCCGGCTTGGGCATCAGAAATCCAT
This genomic stretch from Candidatus Abyssobacteria bacterium SURF_5 harbors:
- a CDS encoding tetratricopeptide repeat protein → MERVRLQFWNALGYLSTFLYLLFVLLAGITYAGYLPDALKRHVSSLLQYPFEKILPPQFMWAFFAAAAVFSLYIAVLSDRCRIRWRPAGLEALPAPDGGYLQKVGTLYLRQELDDVLPSVRREAKRFFRQGERHFAANQYQAAASAYLKSINAARTISAHLNLGVCHCYRSAFDRAMENFELSLALARRSKNEKLAAASLCNMGISHRERGKLTDALLVFKQAVGIGGKMNDFISQSCSQGNLGTLFMAEGRPDEALKPWQSVLKGFESTDYRAGLAVALDNVGSVYGMKREYRCALDYHKKALALYRSIGNLPGETQALTNAGLMYLRLGKLRKSLKTNREALRLAGWLNCSSDRARAHGNIGLLYEKKRKLGDALKSMDKALELYERIGNPIGAATQLMAIGGLYGSQGKRAEALKRLGEARAKFVQSGILSSPIESAIERALRQNPYDKSPRKGPREFIQSLFIRRPKKQPAPKAL
- a CDS encoding glutaredoxin codes for the protein MLELYQKEGCPYCQKVRAKMTELDLDYICRNVRDGGSKKAQLLEKLGGMVQVPFLIDTDRNVAMYESEDIIKYLVEHYS
- the thiS gene encoding sulfur carrier protein ThiS translates to MRIQLNGEPYECPDAATVADLLGRLGVTGNRVAVELNLDILPKGEYGATRLKEGDRIEVVHFVGGGSQ
- a CDS encoding thiazole synthase produces the protein MNDDLIIAGRKFRSRLLIGTGKYATFEQMREALDKSGAEIVTVAVRRINISDRSKESLLDYIDTRKYTLLPNTAGCYSVEDAVRTARLGREAGLSDLVKLEVIGDEKTLFPDNAGLIEAARILIKEGFVVLPYTNDDPIVCKRLEEIGCAAVMPLAAPIGSGLGIRNPYNIRIIRENAKVPVIVDAGVGTASDAAIAMELGVDGVLMNTGVAGAKNPVLMAEAMQLAVEAGRKAFLAGRIPRKLYATASSPLEGVIAG